The candidate division KSB1 bacterium genome includes a window with the following:
- the rplW gene encoding 50S ribosomal protein L23 — protein sequence MKKPHIILRRPIVTEKMLKLQETRRQYAFEVDPEATKVTVKQAVEKKFDVTVEGVRILNVKGKPKRMNTRRGLTHGKRANWRKAIVTLREGDSIDFFGTR from the coding sequence ATGAAAAAGCCGCACATAATCCTCCGCCGGCCCATTGTGACCGAGAAGATGCTGAAACTCCAGGAGACGCGGCGGCAGTATGCCTTCGAAGTCGACCCGGAAGCCACGAAGGTTACCGTGAAGCAGGCGGTGGAGAAAAAGTTCGATGTCACGGTGGAAGGCGTGCGCATCCTTAACGTCAAGGGCAAGCCCAAGCGCATGAACACCCGACGCGGTCTGACGCACGGAAAACGGGCCAATTGGCGAAAGGCCATTGTCACACTGCGCGAGGGAGATTCCATCGATTTCTTCGGCACACGCTGA